atacatttatcccaaactttttttttgtaacacaaaaaagTCATGAACTATATATTAACTCTTGAAGATGAAAGTACGCCGCTCTATAGTACATGAACATCAAAAAAATCTTGACCTTGCCTTTTTCTTGTGCCATAAGGTATGGGGAATTgcttgaaatagactgaacatcACGTAGGAGCCATTAGAATTGTTAATCGGATTCGATCTCCACATCTAATTTGCAATAGTGGAGTTGGCAAATAATTGCTATCACATTGCAACCAATCAAAACAAGTGTTGGAGACAAGCTTGCATCAATTATTCCGATAGAGCTAGTCGAGAGCACCTCTTGTCCGAGCTAACATCATATTTCCTGCCATTAGTGCAAGACAAACACGGGTTTGCTTCCATTTCAATCGTCCTCTTGCTTTCATTCCATTTCATGAATGTTCAGGTTTCTCAAACATTTGTTTTCTTCATTCCTCCAGCACCTATGTGGTGCAGAGTTTACTACGTTTGATGATGTCGGGAGTTACAACAAGGTTTTGGAAGTGCTTGAAGTTTTCTCCGACTAACAAGCATGCTTCTCATCTGGATGAAAAATACTTCAATACCCTCAAAGAAGCGCAGTCCAGACAGATTGTGCTGGAGTTGACAACAACTCCAAGTTGCCTAGAACTTTTCACCGATAAGTTCGGAAATTATGTCACCCGAAAGTTGTTGGAAGTAGCGCACCCGATTCGATCCGGTGCACCTTAtaagtttcttccttttgtttttccattatgCATACTCTAAGTATAAAAGTGCGTTATGCTTCTTATTCCAAGTTTAGTTTTGGGCCCAATCTTCAACTATCTAGAGGTGCTGATTCAAGAGCGCGAGTCGCAAACAATCCTCACAGTAAAAACATTTTGGCCACTCTTAGGGAGTTGCAGAGGTGCATATATGGTGTATGATTATGTGCAGTACTATTATGATTCGGAATCAACCGTGTCCTCTCTTTAGATTGGTCTCACTAGAAGATTGCATTGAGGGTGATATGCCAAATCTATCCAGGGCTAACATAATATAGCATGTGTTATTGTAGGTGTAGAAGCTTGTTCCTATTAGCAAAGGTCTTATGCTATCCTGTCAAGTCGTCACTGACGAATTTTGAgacttgtttttttccctttttaaaagGGGCAAGGATTTATATATAGCTAGCTAAGCTAAATTCCAACTATTTCTATTCACTTTCTAGTCCCACAAGACACTAGTAGAGTAACATTtgtcattttgaaagaaatattgTGTCTATTTATCTTGGTAATTCCTGATTTTCATTTCAAGTTTTGTATATAGAAGTTTTCAAGACACGCCATTACCCTCATAAATTAGCGAATTTCGCCACACATAATTTTTTGTACATGTATCCTATCATGGGCCGATCTAACAATGTATAAGCTAAGTCGgagtgtagagagagaaagttttagagagaagaaaatgttttatattaCTGAATAACTTGGACGGATACAAATGAGGATAAGCACTCCTATTTATACAAGTGATCCTCCATTACGACACATTTATCGTCTCTAAATCTGGTGGAGGATATTGCATctccccatctaccaactaCATTTAAGCTCAGAATGATCTAGAAGTCGACACAATTACCGTCTCACCCGTTCCCAAGAATGTTCCGGAAATCCTAGGCGATTGTGGATGATCTTTTTCAATCAAGCACGGTTCTTTGATAATAGAGAACCTTGAATTTTTGTATAGGCTTATTCTATGATTGATGTGTCGGACTAAATCAATATAGTGTGCAAAAAGTGTATGGAAACTTACGTTTTTTAGATGGACCAATGTGGATTCTTAAGTTGTAATTGACTTAATATAGTAAAATGATTATTAGGTAATGAAAATAATGGAACAATTCTACGATTCTATAAAAAGTCAGCAGAAGATAAGAAAGtttggtaattaaaaaaaagcaaaaaaaaaaaaaggaagaaagaaacctTGGTAAGCAACTGATATGGGAGTTAATAAGCCAAAACTAATTTGTaacttagggtgtgtttgtttcactgaaagtattttaccaaaaagtgttttccggattttcaaCCATTTGGTTTTCTAAAAAAGATCTGGTCAACGGAGAATACTTTCCGATCAACACAAATATTATGCATTATTTTAGGAAAACCAATTCCTCCACTTTACTttcccttttcatctttttctctctaacctttcactttttctctctatacGCTGCTGTCTCCCTTCACTCTTTcgctcatctttcttcttcgacTCTTCAACGACGCGCATCATCTTCACCATTGAAGGTccagatcttcttcttcatcatctagCTCTCCTTCAACAACACTCAACACGATTCCAGGTTCTTTCGTTTTTTCTAAGGTACAATGTTCACTCTCCCTTCGCTTTTTCGCTCGCCCTTCTTCTTCGATTCTTCTTCGCCATTGAAGGtccaaatcttcttcttcatcgaagCTCATCTTCTTCGCTAGTACATTTAGAATGAGAACATTGCGCATCATTAACACACAGGACCCAAACCTCCAAATTCAGTAACCGGGCATGGTGTAACCATTAGAACCCAACCGCAAAGAGCTACCCAAACAGCCACCATACCAACAGAAGCCTTGCGAAATCAATGACAACGATCTGATGCGAAGCACTTAGCAGTAGCTGGCCAAGGTCTGGTCGTCCTTCAAAATCTAGCCTTTGTAGATCCGCCGTTGCTAATCAGTGGGGACGTCGCAGTCCCAGGCCAGGGCCACCTTGAAGGCCCCAATCGTGGACTCCAGGCTCGCGTGGATCGTGATTTTGGAGTCGCTGGAGCATAGGAGGTTAATCGTGACTGCCGCCTTAGCCGCGCCACCCTCCCCCTCCCCAGCAAGTGCCTGGGCACCGTTGGAATCTCctattgggaaaatatggcttcgaattgggtagaacaatgaagacgGATATTTAGAATACTCAAGTCAAACTTTGAGatgtgatatcactttctttaaggatttatttgctccACAATATTATTAATAGTCATCGGCAAATATCCTCcatgatacaacaaagtctcaaaatgagaatactagatagcaattctagtatttctccagggtctttctaggaaacaatcgaaaaaatAGCTGTAGTTTTTTCAGAAGGAAGGCTCgaaaaaatgatcactctcTAGTTCTTCCGAaaattgacaagtatatatataaatagtcTTAAAACACATGCAACTCTTcgtaaaaaaattgccaaaaaatgaacaaacgtgTCATTTCGAAAATTGCATGGTTGAATAAAGGCGTCTAttcataaaaagttgaaaaaacgaccaattgcaacccttcgggaaaAGTTGCAAACTAAACGAACATCTTTCCAAAGGATATCTTGAAAAAACaccaacaaaaaattcaaaataataataattttttaaaaataaaatttcgaatttttattttaaataatttctgaaaattcgcaaaacaaaagcaacatttgaattgattaaaatgttgttaaaaaaagaattgattaaaatgaataacataaaaataaaataaaataaaataacaaaaggggttagtgttaattaaaccGCTAAGTgtgccaaataatcgcgcaatTATTCACGCCCCCACACGCGAGTATGGTGGGTCTAGCCCCATCCAATCATTCATTTAGCTACACAAAGGAAATTccacacttattaattggcTCACTTCCTCCACTTTTCCTATATGGGACAAGGAAAATGcacttaatttgtttttacaaacaaacctccaacatcTCCTCCGTCCGAGCCCATTGGGGCGCTGCAATCCGGCCGACGGAAACCCTAGGCCCGACAAGACGGCAATTGGAGCTCCAAATCGATGGGTCGATGGGGGCGATACGGATTGGGCGATTGTCacgggaagagagagagagagagagagagagagagagagagttttgtcCAATGCGGAGGGAGAGAGCTTTTTTGAGGAAATGAGAAAAGGACGGAtgatgatgttttcctcatttctcccttttttttcttttcgcttccTTTACTTCCTacttaatatcacgaaaaaaaaatacaaattaatatGATGATATATATAAAAGATCTCAAATAGgtataattattataaatttattataaattaaaattttaaattaaatttttatcacaaaaaacctcaaaattagtacatttataacgaatttatctttcattaatttttgtcaaattaattaatattacgCATGGGAGGCACATCAATCTAAAAAGAGCCAAATGTATTGAAGTGATTAATGAGATCGTTTTGACTTGCTCTTGTAATCAGAAATCATGtccattttcaggaaaaaaaatacgTGTATGAATTCaggtttccttttcattttgcaggTTCAAATTCTAGATTTACTAAACTGATAGAGAAAAATCCATTTATAAAATAACATAGACtcaacaaaataaattggaAGTAAGAGGCACACTATTGTCAATTGTTAGGTCAAAtgtcattcaatcatttttcaaatgtgatccaaaaatcataaaatactTTCAGTCATGTAtaaccaaacaaaggaaaactaatctttttcctaaaaaatgatttcccggaaaacatttttcaaaaaaatttcgtttttcatgaaacaaacacacccttaataaaaaaaaattcaataagccACTCTAATTAAGGTTAGTAgtttcatatatataatatataagactttatttaaaaaaatcaactaaaatttTTGTTAACAATAAGAATAGTTggcaaattaacaaaaagatcatataaaaattagtaaGTAACTCAAACAAGAGTTGATAACAAACAATGtgttgaaatttaattcgaGAAAAGGTCTCAAGTCATGCTAATGTATTTTGGTAATCTCTCCAAAAGGTGAATAAATTTAAGAGGTTGCTATTCAAGacaaataaaatttgttaattcaatataaaatttggcaaattaaaaaaagataagcAGACATTGATAAGTAACTCTAATGAGAGTTAGTAATTCAAAACTAGTcgaaaaattaatccaaaaaaagTAAGTAAGTCACTATAACTATAACTTAGGTTGGTCATTTCATTAAAGCTTAGTTTATTTGAAATGGCTAGTAtgttatgtaaataaaatattttaagtacAAAAAATCGgtaatttgcaaattattgaaaaaagatGGTGATTTCTTAAAAGTGTTCGTAAATTACTAATAAGTTACccggaaaaaaagaagtcaacaCCAGTCTCCGCACACTTCAAAATACTTACTGAAATTTACTGGTGGGGAACAAaatctggattttttttttttttttgtacgaAACAATACAATTCTGTCAAGGAAACGATAGATTAGGTGGTGATATTTACCCAAATAAAATGTACCTAGCGATGCCCAAACAATAAGCGGACGTTTAGCCAATTTCGACGGACAAAATATTCCATTTACATGAAGCTAAACTAGACATTATAAAGACTACTAACACATGCATAAACAAAACTGGATAAATACACCAATAAGTATACCTAAcactatttgaaaaaatgaagcTAAACCAAACATGGCATGGTCTCGCCGACTGGACAATGGACAACTGCAGCATAATTCTATGGACACACatttaaaaaatgaactttATTAGATTGGTCGATAACTAAGTTTACCTAACACTATCTGAATATTTCTTACTTAACCAACTTTTTGCTCTCAAATAATGCAGAGTTTTGCTTAATAGGACATTAGTTTTGAAGtttgtgtcaaataaaaatAGCTATCGGATGCTAGGCATATATCTCCAAAAGATTTATGCTTATGctgttggaaccaaaagaatGACAATTAACTTTGGAAACTAGGAATAAAAACACTAGAAATTTGAGGGAGAAATTTGTATTGAGAATGCTTTCTCTTATTTGTGTTTTCGTGGACTATGGCTTGTGGCTTGGATTACAACTCACGACTTCATCCCTTTATATAGGAATTGAAGTTTACAAACACAACGATTACATAACAACCCGCAAATTTAATGACCAAAACAAAACGGCCTCACACATGTAATACAATCAAAACGCACAATAAAGTAACATAAATATTCAATAACTTCCATTCTTCAAATCCATGTAGCCTACCATAAAGTTTTTATGGCTCCTTCAATGCTTGTAGGTTTTTCATCCAGCAACCGTCATCCgataatcaattttattttatttcaacatATGCACCCTGCGCCCGGTACACGGAGTGGAGATCTTAGTTTGATGAAGGGAGGAGTGACGTTGAACCATCATTGACCGATGTCTCTATTGACAGGAGGATGGCGAGGCAACATGATTGCGTAAGAAAGAGACTGGGAAGAGCGAAGTAGTTCATTCGAACTTTTTCAGGAATGACAAATTGTTCAAGACCAATTGCTATTGTAAGCTACCATGTGTAAACGCCAATTAGAAAGTAGAAGAAAAAATCGCAAGGTTGGTGTGGACTTGGTATTTACCGAACATTGGCCCCACAAAAGTCACTCGATGAGGATATGCTTTATCTTTGACAGGATAGATTACTATGTCGCGATTACTTTTAGTTCGGTTATTTTTCCATTTCGGGTAATGCTCGTTTAAGTGCTTGAGACGGACGATTATCACTCTGAGTACTAATCACACCATATGATCTATCCATTGAATTGCATATGTCATGTGCCGCTTTTATCTGCTCTGCACATTTGTCCATGGTTTTCCACCATGTGTCTGTAATATATCCGATGCTTGCTTCCGTAAGGATGCAAGGGCAATAATCTGAGGAAGGTAAGCAGCCAATTATTCTTCATTCGTTCTACAATAAACACAAATAACAGTGACAATACCGACATAAAATGAAAACATCAATACACAACACGTTTTTACACAGAATCATCACCAACATTTCAGACTGAAGTACCCACGACTGCATAGCTATAGACGCATCAAAGTTCCATATAGGCCACACTAGTTAACGAGAATAAGGACCGCATTAAGGGCACTTGGGCTCTcccttggagttcttcatgtcCCGGTAACAAGGGCACTCGTCCTTGTGGCCGTACGTCCCGGACGGGACGCACTGACATTTTTCACAGCAAATCCCGCAGTACTGCAAGCACCGGTCCATCCTTCCCGCCTTCGAGCACCTCACCGCACACTTGGAGTCGCAAAAGCCTTCAAAACACATAAAGCCGACACGAAGCGTACGTTCAGTGTATCAGAATATCAACAAGACCATCGTAAAGAGAATACTGAAACGCCCGCGAGGGATTTGAGTTAAAAGAGAGCTTTACTTGAACCAGCCATGGCGGCGTCGAAGAAGGCGGGGCTGAGGAGAAGAGCCACCAGGAGAAAAGTTGCAAAAGCaaacttcttcatcttctcaaaTGTATTGTTACTATAAAAGTGGCGTGTATCTATGTGCGTGTAAGATCAGAGAGCAactggcaaaagaaaagaaatagaagagtCTTGTGGTTGATGGGTGCGAGGTGGTAACAGAATGGGCGAGGGGGAGGGTATTTATACTTGCAGAGACGGGGCGTGAAGGGGAATAAAGCCTACAGAGTAACGAAAACGATGCGTTCCATGTCAGCATCATCATTACGAGACACCTAGATAAAAACGTATTTTATAGACAAGGGGTGGATCCTAGATAAGGTTAATCCTCGTGTGGTATTATACCGGAGCTCTAGATTTGTTTAATGATCTTATCTTGGCGAACAGACTAAGCCTTCATGATAATCTCGCGAGAGATGTTTACTAGGTTGTTTCTGGCGAAGGTGAAAGGCGACACGTGGTTGGATGTGAACGCCAAAAAGCCTGCGCTCCCGGCGTTGGAAATGCTGTTTGCTGAGAAGGTTGTAAAAAGCAATGAATCGAGGAAGAAAGACAGCGAGAGAAATGGGAACGACCTAACTTGTTACTGAATACACTTCGCGGTCTCGAGAAAATTCTTGAAGGAATGTTTTGACTTTCCAACCACGTGGAGCCGGGTGATACGTCCATCTCAGGGAGTTCTCATCTGTCAAAAAGCCATCGAAGCCATTTCGTAAAAGCTAACGAGCtggtcatcatcgtcatcatcatccaGGGAAGGGAACGATTTGAAGGTTACGAGAAGCTTCTCGCCCGTGGTTTACGTAGCTTCTTGCTCTAGTCTATTGTTGCTTTTACCCTAATAATGTACTCTTctgctcttcttttttcctttgtcatGGATTTAAAAAAGGTTGGTAATGTgaggggaaagaaaaattagCGAAGCGTCACCGGATCCCCCCGCGTCCcatcttgttttgctttgaatTATCTTGTAAATGATCACCAAAGTTGACTTTGACTTGTACCAAACTCTAAAATAAAATGGCTTTGGTTTCCTAATATGTACTTACAATATGGCATAAGTCAATAAACAAATCATTGAAAAGATCACcgtgaattttttttgggggagttCCTTAACGTGACATATATTGTATTGCTTAGCTTGCATAGAATACGTACGTGATCACCTCTTCTGCGCTAGTAAAGCTCGCATTTCTTAGCTTAAAAGCATATCCCACCCAATTAACACCCATGAAGACAAGAAGAATTGCCAGTTGCTTTTAACGTCGCGAACCGTGTTTAAAGCGCGATCATTGGTGGGATCCTGGAATAGAATACAAAACCAGCAGTCCAGCTGTAGGAACCACCACTTGCTAGCTGGGCTTGACCCCATTCAAGGAAAACAACGTCATTATTATCAGCAAATTAGGAAAAGTATTTATTCCATGGAGGATAGGGGCAGTTGGAGTGGTGGTGGCGGTATATACTCTCCCTAAAAATTGACTGGCTAGGCCAGCTGAGCACTCGTTGTCCTTTGGTAACTTAAGTCGATGGGGTATGGAACGTGAAGAGGACCTTGAAGTCTGGCAGGTTAAGATGAAAATGGCAAGCAACTTTAATCAAACCTTTCGCATAGGGTGTGAGAAAATGTGCATGCTCGGCCCCGCCTCCGTCCCCTGCCGATTTTTACTATGCCTATGTCCTGCGACTTCGGTGGACGGTTCTGCCACTTTGAGGAGGAATTGGGTCGGTTCACCTACAGCTGTTGCGAGCCTTTCCTTGGAAAGGAAGATCTCAACTAAGATATGGAATAATATAATGGGTCTTCTTACCTCCAAAttcgtgctctctctctctctctccccatgaTGGCCACTAGGTAATACCTGCAACTTTCTTGCGTGCATCCTCTAGGCATCTCTGTGGGCTACTTAGAATTTGGAGAGTTTTGATTTTGACTACCCAAGTTATAAAGAACGATACCTATGGTATGCGATCTGTAAgggagaaaaatatttgaacCAAGAAAACCATCCGTGGAATCA
The window above is part of the Eucalyptus grandis isolate ANBG69807.140 chromosome 6, ASM1654582v1, whole genome shotgun sequence genome. Proteins encoded here:
- the LOC104447830 gene encoding peamaclein, coding for MKKFAFATFLLVALLLSPAFFDAAMAGSSFCDSKCAVRCSKAGRMDRCLQYCGICCEKCQCVPSGTYGHKDECPCYRDMKNSKGEPKCP